GTTCGGCTTTGCATATTTCGGATGATAGAATTTCAATGTCTCCTATGGTTAATAAATTTACGTCTCTGTTAGTAGCGCTCAGATTTAATTGTTTTTCCTGCTCTGCGAGTGAAGAAAGTATCAAAAGCTCCGTTCGTAATATATCAGTATCTACCTCAGAAATGATAGGCCAGCTAAGCTGAGGATTTGTGTCCATTTCAGCTATTATCGACGTACTATTAAATACAGAAGAACTGTAAGACAGTTTTATTTTATTTTTCCCCCAGACACTTCGGACATATTGTGCATAAGTGATGCCGCGGTTTTTTCCCTGCGCGGAAAGTTTTACTTTAGCCCATGCACCTTTTGAAACTGCTGAAATGGCATCTAAAGGTGTTCTGCTGGCAAACTCTTTTGGTTTTTTTTCAGCATATTTATTGGCCTTGAGCATTTTGAGCCTGTTTTATGGAATTTGAATACATATAAAATTCTATTCGTATTTTGATATTCTGCCACTCAATCTACTAAAATACGATGGTTAAACTTTTTGTTCTGTCTTGAAATAGGGTTCTACCCCAGTTCACCAGTATCACTATCGCGCAATCCCATTAAATAAAGAATTGCATCTAATCCGAGGTTGGAAATCGCATGGCTGGCGCTTTCACGCACTAGCGGTTTGGCGTGGAAGGCTATGCCCAAACCTGCCTTAGAAAGCATTGGCAGGTCATTGGCACCATCACCGACTGCAATGACTTGCTCAAGGGTGATGTTTTCTTTGCCAGCCAGCATTTCTAGTAATTCGGCTTTGCGGTTGCCATCAACCACAGTGCCTTGAACTTCACCTGTGACCTTGCCATCGATAATTTCCAGCTCATTAGCAAATACATAATCAACGCCAAGCTTGCGCTGTAAGTGCTGGCCGAAATAATTAAATCCGCCGGATAAAATAGCCGTTTTATAGCCAAGTTTATTTAGGGTTGATAACAGCTTTTCAGCGCCTTCAGTAATTGGTAATCGATCGGCCACTTTTTGTAGTACCGATTCATCTAAACCTTTTAGCAAAGACAATCTTTTGGCAAAGCTTTCAGTGAAATCCAGCTCGCCGCGCATTGCCGATTCAGTAATCGCTTTACATTGCTCACCAATACCGGCTTCTTCGGCTAATTCATCAATCACTTCAGTTTGAATTAAAGTGGAGTCCATATCAAAGCAAACTAGGCGACGGTGGCGACGGTAAATATTGTCATGCTGGAAGGCGATATCCATGCCGGTTTCGCCAGAAATTTCTAAAAACTGCTGCTGCATTAGCTGAACATCTTGCGGCAAACCGCGAACGTTAAGTTCGATTGAAACGGTTTGTTTAATCGGCTCTAGCCCAGCTTGGGTGAGTTGTGGTCGGCCAGAAAGGCGGCGAATATCATCAATATTCAAACCTTGCTCAGAAATGACCCGCGACACCCAAGCTAATTGCGCGGCATTAATTTCACGCCCGAGCAAGGTGATCACTTGGCGTTGTTGGCCTTTACCGGCAGCCCATTGCATGTAATCGGGTCGGCTGATTTGAGTAAATCGAATTTGCATGTTTAGCGAGTGCAGGTGATAGAGCAAATCCTTTTGTACTGGCTCTACAGGGTCAGGGATATGCACCATCACGCCAAAAGACAAGGTGTCGTGAATCACCGCCTGACCAATATCGAGTATTTCTACTTCCCAGTCGGCAAGAATATTCATCATTTGCGCGGTGAGTCCCGGCTTGTCGATGCCGGAAATGTTGACCAGAACTATTTCACTCATGGATGCTCGCTCGCTATCTACTTCTTGCTAATTGGTAAGACAATTTTCTGTGTGCAGCGAGTGTAACAAATCAACCGTTGCTGCGGGTAGTGACATATTCTAGTCGAGCATTTGTGGCAATCTCCGAAAGTTATAGCTCGCCGTAAGCTCCGTACAACCCCGGAAAAACAATAAAAGATATTGTTTTACCGCAGGTTGCATAGAATAGCCAGAGGTGTGAACTGTAACTTGACCATGGTGTAATTGATCCCAAAGGTTTATCTATCCAACAGCGGCCATGGCACAATTGGTGCTAACAATTTATTTGCTCTCCCAATGACTATGATCCAGCCAGAACAAATGCTTCCGATTGAACCGATACTTCCAGATATCTGCCAGCAATTATCCCAATACAACCAGCTGTTATTACAAGCACCGCCCGGTGCCGGTAAAACCACCCGGGTGCCTTTGGCGTTGCTGGAATCAATCGCCAGTAATCATTGGTTAGGTGATAAAAAAATCCTGTTGTTAGAGCCGCGTCGTTTAGCGGCATCTAATGCGGCTAAGCGGATGGCGCAAAGTCTTAAGCAATCGGTGGGAGAAACGATTGGCTTGAGTATGCGTTTTGAGCATCTGGTGTCTAAAAACACCCGAATTGAAGTAGTCACCGAAGCGATTTTAACCCGTCGGTTGCAAAATGATCCTGAACTTTCTGATATTGGCTTGGTGATTTTTGATGAAGTCCATGAGCGACATTTGCAGACAGACTTAGGCTTGGCATTAACGCTAGAATGCCAACAAGCGTTGCGAGAAGATCTGCGAATTATGCTGATGTCGGCAACATTGGATAATCGCGCTTTTAGCAGTGTAATGCCTCAGGCTCAGGTTGTAACCAGTCAAGGTAAAAGCTGGCCGGTAGATATTATTTATCCAACATTAAATCAGCGTGGGCAAGTGTTCTGGTTCGATCAGTTTGTAAATGCCATGAGATTAGCACTGACTGAAAACACAGCAGCCGATGGTGAAAAAGCCGGTGATGTTTTGGCTTTCTTACCCGGTAGTGGCGACATTAAACGTGCCGAAAGAATATTGGCCGAAGCTAGTTGGGCTGAAGGTTTAGCGGTTTTGCCATTATATGGCGATCTGGGTTGGAACGCACAACAACAAGTATTGCAGCCAGATCCGCAAGGTCGGCGTAAGCTGATTTTATCTACGCCGATTGCTGAATCCAGCTTAACTATCGATGGTGTTTCGATCGTTATTGATAGCGGTTTATGTCGTAGGCCGGTGTTTGACCCAGCCTCGGGTATGAGCAAACTAACCACCCAAACCATTGCTAAAGACAGTGCCGAGCAACGTACCGGTCGTGCCGGTCGACAAATGCCGGGTGTTTGTTATCGGATATACGGCGAGAGTCGTTTTTTAGCGATGGCCCAGGTGACCACGCCGGAAATTGAA
Above is a genomic segment from Pelagibaculum spongiae containing:
- the serB gene encoding phosphoserine phosphatase SerB, with amino-acid sequence MSEIVLVNISGIDKPGLTAQMMNILADWEVEILDIGQAVIHDTLSFGVMVHIPDPVEPVQKDLLYHLHSLNMQIRFTQISRPDYMQWAAGKGQQRQVITLLGREINAAQLAWVSRVISEQGLNIDDIRRLSGRPQLTQAGLEPIKQTVSIELNVRGLPQDVQLMQQQFLEISGETGMDIAFQHDNIYRRHRRLVCFDMDSTLIQTEVIDELAEEAGIGEQCKAITESAMRGELDFTESFAKRLSLLKGLDESVLQKVADRLPITEGAEKLLSTLNKLGYKTAILSGGFNYFGQHLQRKLGVDYVFANELEIIDGKVTGEVQGTVVDGNRKAELLEMLAGKENITLEQVIAVGDGANDLPMLSKAGLGIAFHAKPLVRESASHAISNLGLDAILYLMGLRDSDTGELG